The DNA sequence GACAAGGAGGCTGCGGAGGATATCATGACCCACGGCAAATTCGAGATGTTATATCGCCACATAGGAGATGAGCAGACACAGAAGCTGGTAGAAGCACAGCTTGCGGAGGTAATGGCAGATGATAGAGAAGAATTATAAAGAGGATTTTCCGTTATTACAGACAAATAAAACCATTTATATAGACAATGCAGCTACAGCACAGAAGCCGGCAGTTGTAATTGAAGCAGAGAAGCGTTTTTATGAAGAAAGCAATGCAAATCCGCTTCGTGGCTTCTATCCGCTGAGCCTTGCAGCAACAGAAGCATATGAAGATGCCAGAAAAGTTGTGCGTGATTTTATTCATGCAGATTCGGAAAAAGAAATCATCTTTACAAGAAATACAACAGAGAGTCTGAACCTTGTTGCATACAGCTATGCATGCAGTCATCTGAAAGAAGGAGATGAGATCGCAGTCAGCATCATGGAACATCACAGCAACATTCTCCCATGGCAGATGGCAGCGAGAATGACAGGTGCAACGGTCCGGTATCTGAACTGTGAGAAGGACGGTATTTTGACAGATGAGACACTTGCAGCAGGAATCAATGAGAAGACAAAGCTTGTAGCGATCGGACAGGTATCCAATGTTCTCGGTTGTGTGAATCCGATCAAGAAGATTTCAAAGCTTGCACATGCAGTCGGCGCGGTCATTGTAGTAGATGCAGCACAGAGTGCACCGCATATGCCGATCGACGTCAAAGATCTGGATGCAGATTTCCTTGCATTTTCCGGTCATAAGCTGATGGGACCGATGGGTATCGGCGTGTTATATGGAAAAGAAGCATTACTGGAAGAGATGCCGCCATTTATGACAGGTGGCGAGATGATCCAGTCCGTAACGACAGAAGGAGCGGTATGGGCTGAGCTTCCGCATAAGTTTGAGGCAGGAACTGTAAATGCAGCCGGTGCAGCCGGACTTGAAGCCGCAATTTCATATATTAATAAGATTGGATTTGAGACAATCGAGCAGAGAGAACTGGAACTGACCCGACATGCGATGGAAGGACTTGCAAAGATTCCGCATGTTCATGTGATCGGCTCAGAAGATCCTGCAAACCATACCGGTATTGTGGCATTTACGATCGACAATGTACATCCACATGATGTCAGTGAGATCATGGCAGCAGATGGTATCGATGTCCGTGCAGGGCACCATTGCGCACAGCCATTACTTACTTATCTGAAGGTGTATAATACAACAAGAGCCAGCTTTATGTTCTACAATACGATAGAAGAAGTCGATGCATTTGTAGAGAGTGTTGCAAATGTCAGAAGGAGAATGGGATATGGAGAATAGAAGTTTTTATAATGAGATTCTGACGGAACACAATATCCGTCCGGAATTCAAACATGATCTTCCGGATGCGAACATCGTACTGGAAGGTGTAAACCCGAACTGTGGGGATGATATCTGGTTGAAATTAAAAGTAGAAAACGGAATCATCGAAGACGGAGCATTTGTCGGAGACGGTTGTGCGATCTCACAGGCGTCCGCTGATATCATGCTTGGCATGATCGTCGGAAAGACCGAGGAAGAAGCGTTGAAGCTTGGAAAACTTTTCTTAAAGATGATACAGGGCGAAGCGACCGATGAAGAGATCGATGAACTGGAAGAGGCCTCCGCCTTAAAAGATATCTCCCATATGCCTGCCCGTGTAAAATGCGCAGTCCTTGGCTGGCATACCCTGGAGGAAGCATTAAAGAAATAGTGTTAACAAAAAATAATACAGGGGTCATATATAACATTGTTCCGCAAAACACTCGCGTTCTATTCTACACGTAGCGGTTCTAAACTCTTCACCTGACGGTGAATCGTTAAGTACCGACGTGTAGAAAGGTTTGCTTCACAATGTATATACGCTCCCTGTATTATTTTTTGTTAACATTCAGTTATTCACGTCGGTCTTTAGCGATAATGAAATGTATTTACTATTGAGAAGTGGAAACAAAAATGGAAGAGGGTATTACTATTATGAAGTAAGCCTGCCCACGCTGTGTAACTTCGAACTAACCTCGGCGGAAGCCTCGCTAAGTTCTCAGTTATTCGCGCTGGTGTAGGTTTGTACATATTAATATATGAAGTTAAAGCCATTAAAGTGGATATAAATAAAAGATGATAGATATTTTTGTGAAGCAAACCTATTTGAACGTCGGTTCTTAGCGATCCGCATAAGCGGGAGCTTAGTACCGTTACGTGAAAATAGAGCGAGAGCGTTTTGCGTAACAAAGAGTATCTATCATCTTTTATTTATAATGCCAAGCCGGTCTATAATACTTTCGAAAGGAAATCCTTCAGTCGAGGATTCTTCGGATTGCCAAAGAATTCTTCCGGCGTGCCGGTTTCAAGAATCTGTCCCTCATCGATGAAGAGGACTTTATTGGCAACCTCCTTTGCAAATCCCATTTCATGAGTAACCACGATCATGGTCATTCCCTCTTTTGCAAGATCCTTCATCAGGTCGAGAACTTCTCCAACCATTTCAGGATCAAGAGCAGAAGTCGGTTCATCGAATAGGATCACATCCGGATTCATAGCAAGAGCACGGATGATGGCAACTCGCTGTTTCTGACCACCGGATAAGGTAGAAGGATATACATCTGCTTTATCTTCCAGACCGATCCGTTTCAGAAGTTCTTCTGCCTTTGCTCTTGCCTCGGCAACGATCTGAGATTTACTTGTTGTAATCTCTATTTTCTCCTGCTTCTCTTTGCGGAACAGGTTCGTAAGCGGAAGCATACGATTATGACGCTTCGCTTTTTTCAGATCCTGACAACGCACCAGTACAGGAGCAAGCATGATATTCTGAATAACGGTTTTGTTGTTATACAGATTAAAATGTTGGAATACCATTCCCATATGACGACGGTGGATGTTGATATCAACCTTTGGGTCTGCAATATCGACACCATTGAAGATGATCTGACCGCCTGTTGGGTCTTCCATACAATTTAAACAGCGAAGAAATGTACTTTTACCAGAACCTGAAGGACCGATTACAACCATTATATCGCCTTTATCGATTGTGACATTGATGCCTCGTAAAACTTCATTGTCACCAAAGTGTTTTTCAAGATTAATGACGTCTATCACTCTTTCTCAGGCTCCTTTCCATAAGTTTGATACCAAGGCTGATCAGAAGCACCATCACAATGTAGATCAGTGCCATAACCAGATATGGGATCATGAATTCGTAGCTGTTACTACCAATATAGTTAAATGCTACATATAAGTCAGTAGCACCAACAAAGCTTACAACAGATGTTTCCTTGATCAAAGATATAAATTCATTTCCCAGAGTAGGAAGGATGTTTTTAACTGCCTGAGGAATCACAATCTTACGCATGGTCGTCGCAAAGCTAAGGCCCATGGCACGTCCGCCTTCCATCTGTCCGGGATCCACAGAAAGGATACCGCTTCGCATGATTTCGGAAATATAAGCACCACTGTTTAGACCAAATACAAGCATTGATACCTGTACACCGCTCATATGACCTCCTACGATAGGGAGCAGAACATAGTAAAACAGCAGTAACTGCACGACCATAGGAGTTCCACGGAAGAATCCGA is a window from the Lachnospiraceae bacterium GAM79 genome containing:
- a CDS encoding amino acid ABC transporter permease, producing MGDISSKIQKFIEIFIDNRGYVKVVEGLKNTVIIAIIGLIIGILIGTIIATVRVIPKYKRLPRVLDAICSVYVGFFRGTPMVVQLLLFYYVLLPIVGGHMSGVQVSMLVFGLNSGAYISEIMRSGILSVDPGQMEGGRAMGLSFATTMRKIVIPQAVKNILPTLGNEFISLIKETSVVSFVGATDLYVAFNYIGSNSYEFMIPYLVMALIYIVMVLLISLGIKLMERSLRKSDRRH
- a CDS encoding amino acid ABC transporter ATP-binding protein codes for the protein MIDVINLEKHFGDNEVLRGINVTIDKGDIMVVIGPSGSGKSTFLRCLNCMEDPTGGQIIFNGVDIADPKVDINIHRRHMGMVFQHFNLYNNKTVIQNIMLAPVLVRCQDLKKAKRHNRMLPLTNLFRKEKQEKIEITTSKSQIVAEARAKAEELLKRIGLEDKADVYPSTLSGGQKQRVAIIRALAMNPDVILFDEPTSALDPEMVGEVLDLMKDLAKEGMTMIVVTHEMGFAKEVANKVLFIDEGQILETGTPEEFFGNPKNPRLKDFLSKVL
- a CDS encoding SUF system NifU family Fe-S cluster assembly protein, whose amino-acid sequence is MENRSFYNEILTEHNIRPEFKHDLPDANIVLEGVNPNCGDDIWLKLKVENGIIEDGAFVGDGCAISQASADIMLGMIVGKTEEEALKLGKLFLKMIQGEATDEEIDELEEASALKDISHMPARVKCAVLGWHTLEEALKK
- a CDS encoding SufS family cysteine desulfurase, yielding MIEKNYKEDFPLLQTNKTIYIDNAATAQKPAVVIEAEKRFYEESNANPLRGFYPLSLAATEAYEDARKVVRDFIHADSEKEIIFTRNTTESLNLVAYSYACSHLKEGDEIAVSIMEHHSNILPWQMAARMTGATVRYLNCEKDGILTDETLAAGINEKTKLVAIGQVSNVLGCVNPIKKISKLAHAVGAVIVVDAAQSAPHMPIDVKDLDADFLAFSGHKLMGPMGIGVLYGKEALLEEMPPFMTGGEMIQSVTTEGAVWAELPHKFEAGTVNAAGAAGLEAAISYINKIGFETIEQRELELTRHAMEGLAKIPHVHVIGSEDPANHTGIVAFTIDNVHPHDVSEIMAADGIDVRAGHHCAQPLLTYLKVYNTTRASFMFYNTIEEVDAFVESVANVRRRMGYGE